A genomic window from Promicromonospora sukumoe includes:
- a CDS encoding ABC transporter substrate-binding protein: protein MRTSLPRPRGPLAPAAGLLAAALVLSGCQEVQTSAPAEETADVTTVTLDGRTIAEGGDLVMALSAEPDVLDPTTSSSLYTRYVMETMCEKLYDVDEAGEIVPMLATELPEVSDDGLTVTFPVMEGVQFADGTPFDAEAVKTSIERHLTKEDSSRRSELGPIEEVTALDDSTVEITYETPFAPLTAVLADRAGMIMSPTELEKAGDGFGEHPVCVGAFKFVERVPQTSITVERDPLYYDAENVHLDSITYRIITDASIRAANLRSGDVQVADTISTQDLAELEDDENVGLLEVGSLGYQAMTVNVGNTDGVGNPPGEIDTPIAQDPRIRQALSMAVDREQLVKSVFNDRFDPACSPVSPASPFTSEASEACPEYDPEGAKALLEEAGADVPYEIEIKVTNTPDTLRLAQAVQASVADGGFDLTIVPVEYSSLLEVQEQGDFDLLQLGWSGRVDPHGNMFNFLSTGAGNNYSGYSNPEVDDLLTQAATVIDPAERAELYGQVVTQVQQDNPIIYLYRTRSLTGYADEVAGISTYADGVVRLSNAAFVDPAEG from the coding sequence GTGCGCACATCACTGCCGCGGCCGCGCGGCCCGCTCGCCCCCGCCGCCGGCCTTCTCGCCGCGGCGCTCGTCCTGTCCGGCTGTCAGGAGGTGCAGACCTCCGCCCCGGCCGAGGAGACCGCCGACGTCACCACCGTCACCCTGGACGGCCGGACGATCGCCGAGGGCGGCGACCTCGTCATGGCCCTGTCCGCGGAGCCCGACGTGCTCGACCCCACCACCTCGTCGTCCCTCTACACGCGCTACGTCATGGAGACGATGTGCGAGAAGCTCTACGACGTCGACGAGGCGGGCGAGATCGTCCCGATGCTGGCCACGGAGCTGCCCGAGGTGTCCGACGACGGGCTCACGGTCACCTTCCCGGTGATGGAGGGCGTGCAGTTCGCGGACGGCACCCCGTTCGACGCCGAGGCCGTCAAGACGTCGATCGAGCGCCACCTCACCAAGGAGGACTCGTCGCGCCGCAGCGAGCTGGGCCCCATCGAGGAGGTCACCGCGCTGGACGACAGCACGGTCGAGATCACCTATGAGACGCCGTTCGCACCGCTCACCGCGGTGCTCGCCGACCGCGCGGGCATGATCATGTCGCCGACCGAGCTCGAGAAGGCGGGCGACGGCTTCGGCGAGCACCCCGTGTGCGTGGGCGCCTTCAAGTTCGTCGAGCGCGTGCCGCAGACGTCGATCACGGTCGAGCGCGACCCGCTGTACTACGACGCCGAGAACGTGCACCTGGACTCGATCACCTACCGCATCATCACCGACGCCAGCATCCGCGCCGCCAACCTGCGCTCCGGCGACGTCCAGGTCGCCGACACGATCTCGACGCAGGACCTCGCCGAGCTGGAGGACGACGAGAACGTCGGGCTCCTGGAGGTCGGCTCCCTGGGCTACCAGGCCATGACGGTCAACGTGGGCAACACCGACGGCGTCGGCAACCCGCCCGGCGAGATCGACACCCCCATCGCGCAGGACCCGCGCATCCGCCAGGCCCTGTCCATGGCCGTGGACCGCGAGCAGCTCGTGAAGTCCGTCTTCAACGACCGGTTCGACCCGGCCTGCTCCCCGGTCTCCCCCGCGTCCCCGTTCACCAGCGAGGCGAGCGAGGCCTGCCCCGAGTACGACCCCGAGGGCGCCAAGGCGCTCCTGGAGGAGGCCGGCGCGGACGTGCCGTACGAGATCGAGATCAAGGTGACCAACACGCCCGACACCCTGCGCCTGGCGCAGGCGGTCCAGGCCTCGGTGGCCGACGGCGGCTTCGACCTCACCATCGTGCCCGTCGAGTACTCCTCGCTGCTGGAGGTCCAGGAGCAGGGCGACTTCGACCTGCTGCAGCTCGGCTGGTCGGGCCGCGTGGACCCGCACGGCAACATGTTCAACTTCCTGTCCACGGGCGCCGGCAACAACTACTCCGGGTACAGCAACCCCGAGGTCGACGACCTGCTCACACAGGCCGCGACCGTCATCGACCCGGCGGAGCGCGCCGAGCTGTACGGCCAGGTCGTCACGCAGGTGCAGCAGGACAACCCGATCATCTACCTCTACCGGACGCGCAGCCTGACCGGCTACGCCGACGAGGTCGCGGGCATCTCCACCTACGCCGACGGCGTGGTGCGCCTGAGCAACGCCGCGTTCGTCGACCCGGCCGAGGGCTGA
- a CDS encoding ABC transporter permease: MSRYLLVRLGQSAITLVLASMVIFLGVRMLPGDPALAMAGEEATPERLAMIRADLGLDQPVWVQYGRFVAEVASGDLGESTRTGASVASMIGATLPVTLWLSLYAIVVAVVTGVALGLLAERYRGRWPEWVANAAALTSLSVPNFWLGMLAILYLCIGLGLFPASGYVPLTDDPVGWVVHLTLPALILGTGLAAVIMRQTRASMIEAMRTDYVRTARAKGLGRTRVLLRYGLRNSLIVVVTIAGLQLGGLISGAVVTEQIFALPGFGKLTLDAVFQRDYPVIQAVVVLTTVGYVLVNLAVDVLYSVIDPRIRVGGRS, translated from the coding sequence ATGAGTCGCTACCTCCTCGTCCGCCTCGGGCAGTCCGCGATCACGCTCGTGCTCGCGTCGATGGTGATCTTCCTGGGCGTGCGCATGCTGCCCGGTGACCCCGCGCTCGCCATGGCGGGCGAGGAGGCCACGCCGGAGCGGCTCGCCATGATCCGCGCCGACCTCGGCCTGGACCAGCCGGTCTGGGTGCAGTACGGGCGGTTCGTCGCCGAGGTCGCCTCGGGCGACCTCGGCGAGTCCACCCGCACCGGGGCGTCCGTCGCGAGCATGATCGGCGCCACGCTGCCCGTGACGCTCTGGCTGTCGCTCTACGCGATCGTCGTCGCCGTCGTGACCGGGGTGGCGCTCGGCCTGCTCGCCGAGCGCTACCGCGGGCGCTGGCCGGAGTGGGTCGCCAACGCGGCCGCGCTGACCAGCCTGTCCGTGCCGAACTTCTGGCTCGGCATGCTCGCGATCCTGTACCTGTGCATCGGCCTGGGCCTGTTCCCGGCGTCGGGCTACGTACCGCTCACCGACGACCCCGTGGGCTGGGTGGTGCACCTGACCCTGCCCGCGCTGATCCTCGGCACCGGCCTGGCCGCCGTCATCATGCGGCAGACCCGGGCCTCGATGATCGAGGCCATGCGCACCGACTACGTGCGCACGGCCCGCGCCAAGGGCCTCGGCCGCACCCGCGTGCTGCTGCGCTACGGGCTGCGCAACTCCCTGATCGTCGTGGTCACGATCGCCGGGCTGCAGCTCGGCGGCCTCATCTCGGGCGCCGTCGTGACCGAGCAGATCTTCGCCCTGCCGGGCTTCGGCAAGCTCACGCTCGACGCCGTCTTCCAGCGCGACTACCCGGTGATCCAGGCCGTCGTGGTGCTGACCACCGTGGGGTACGTGCTGGTCAACCTCGCCGTGGACGTCCTGTACTCCGTCATCGACCCCCGTATCCGGGTGGGAGGCCGCTCATGA
- a CDS encoding ABC transporter permease: MTVIEHSDLVPGPAPAAVGPRRLLSRLRTGQAITGGVMLAVVVLAGLLAPLLAPHGPAEVHFDAPFQLPGTVGFALGTDDLGRDVLSRMMYGIRASLMVGIVAVGLAVVVGTPLGLAAGYWRWLDAPVSRLTDVTLAFPFLILAVGLAAINGPSLAGAAISLGIAQVPTMVRVVRAETMRLKESPFVLAATAMDASGPRILGQHILPNCLSAIIVQATVIMPAAVLGEAVLSFLGLGIQPPTPSLGIMLSDAQQYLGRAPTAALFPGLAIVAICLGFNLLGDALRDALDPSTDRK; the protein is encoded by the coding sequence ATGACCGTCATCGAGCACAGCGATCTCGTTCCCGGCCCGGCGCCCGCCGCCGTCGGCCCCCGCCGGCTGCTGTCCCGGCTGCGCACCGGCCAGGCGATCACCGGCGGCGTGATGCTCGCCGTCGTCGTCCTGGCCGGGCTGCTCGCGCCGCTGCTGGCGCCCCACGGGCCCGCCGAGGTGCACTTCGACGCCCCGTTCCAGCTTCCCGGCACCGTCGGCTTCGCGCTCGGCACCGACGACCTGGGCCGCGACGTCCTGTCCCGGATGATGTACGGCATCCGGGCCTCGCTCATGGTGGGGATCGTGGCGGTGGGCCTCGCCGTCGTCGTCGGGACGCCGCTCGGGCTGGCCGCCGGCTACTGGCGGTGGCTGGACGCGCCCGTCTCGCGCCTGACCGACGTGACGCTCGCGTTCCCGTTCCTCATCCTCGCGGTCGGCCTGGCCGCCATCAACGGGCCCAGCCTGGCGGGCGCCGCGATCTCGCTCGGCATCGCGCAGGTGCCGACCATGGTGCGCGTGGTGCGCGCCGAGACGATGCGGCTCAAGGAGAGTCCCTTCGTTCTCGCGGCCACCGCGATGGACGCGTCCGGGCCCCGCATCCTCGGGCAGCACATCCTGCCCAACTGCCTCTCCGCGATCATCGTGCAGGCCACGGTGATCATGCCGGCGGCCGTGCTGGGCGAGGCGGTGCTCTCGTTCCTGGGGCTCGGCATCCAGCCGCCGACGCCGTCCCTGGGCATCATGCTCTCGGACGCGCAGCAGTACCTGGGCCGCGCGCCCACCGCCGCGCTGTTCCCCGGCCTGGCCATCGTGGCGATCTGCCTCGGGTTCAATCTTCTCGGGGACGCCCTGCGCGACGCCCTCGACCCGTCCACCGACCGTAAGTGA
- a CDS encoding gamma-glutamyltransferase family protein translates to MTSFTPPAAHATRPDLRGTFGMVGSTHWIATASAQAVLERGGNAFDAAVAGAFVLHVVEPHLNGPGGDMTGVFVTAEEPGAPRVLVGQGPAPAGATIEHYRSEDLDLVPGSGALAAAVPGSVDAWLLLLRDHGTWDLADVLAFAVGYARDGHPLLERVAGTLSTVAGLFREHWPTSAAHWLPDGEAPAPGTVVTNPEYADLLDAVVAAGSGAANRAEAIDLARAAWRERVGAAVEAFVATPHRHADGGDHAGVITAADIAAFSASYEDATTVTFRGYTVAKTGAWGQGPALLATLKILEGLDDAALDPSTELGAHTVIEAQKLALADRDVWYGDPASDDVPLTYLLSEEYAAARRALIGDSASHELRPGDVPGRTTPALPVLRTEYATSAPAGSLPGAPGGGAAAGVGEPTVEVPSPDSPEHTGATRGDTCHIDVVDRWGNMVSATPSGGWLQSSPTVPGLGFCLGTRLQMTWLDEASPSALTPGRRPRTTLTPTLVLRDGEPVIALGSPGGDQQDQWQLLFLLRVLVGGYTPQQAIDAPALHTTSFPGSFWPRTWTPGGAVVEDRLGDDVIAGLVGRGHVVTRAGDWALGRLSAVTRDPATGLLGAAANPRGAQGYAAGR, encoded by the coding sequence ATGACGTCCTTCACCCCGCCCGCAGCCCACGCCACCCGCCCCGACCTGAGGGGCACGTTCGGGATGGTCGGCTCCACCCACTGGATCGCCACCGCGAGCGCCCAGGCCGTGCTCGAGCGGGGCGGCAACGCCTTCGACGCGGCGGTCGCGGGCGCGTTCGTGCTGCACGTCGTGGAGCCCCACCTGAACGGGCCCGGCGGCGACATGACCGGCGTCTTCGTGACCGCCGAGGAGCCCGGTGCGCCGCGCGTCCTGGTGGGCCAGGGCCCGGCGCCCGCGGGCGCGACGATCGAGCACTACCGCTCCGAGGACCTGGACCTGGTCCCGGGCTCGGGGGCGCTGGCGGCGGCGGTGCCGGGCAGCGTCGACGCCTGGCTGCTGCTCCTGCGCGACCACGGCACGTGGGACCTGGCCGACGTGCTCGCCTTCGCGGTCGGGTACGCCCGCGACGGGCACCCGCTGCTGGAGCGCGTCGCGGGCACCCTGTCCACGGTCGCGGGCCTGTTCCGCGAGCACTGGCCTACCTCGGCGGCGCACTGGCTGCCCGACGGCGAGGCGCCCGCCCCCGGCACGGTCGTCACCAACCCGGAGTACGCCGACCTGCTGGACGCCGTCGTCGCCGCCGGTTCCGGGGCGGCGAACCGGGCGGAGGCGATCGACCTGGCCCGCGCCGCGTGGCGCGAGCGCGTGGGCGCCGCGGTCGAGGCGTTCGTCGCCACACCCCACCGGCACGCCGACGGCGGCGACCACGCCGGCGTCATCACGGCGGCCGACATCGCGGCCTTCTCGGCGTCGTACGAGGACGCCACGACCGTCACCTTCCGCGGGTACACGGTCGCCAAGACCGGCGCGTGGGGCCAGGGCCCGGCGCTGCTGGCCACCCTCAAGATCCTGGAGGGGCTCGACGACGCCGCGCTGGACCCGTCCACCGAGCTCGGCGCGCACACGGTCATCGAGGCGCAGAAGCTCGCGCTGGCCGACCGGGACGTCTGGTACGGCGACCCGGCGTCCGACGACGTGCCGCTGACGTACCTGCTGAGCGAGGAGTACGCGGCCGCGCGGCGGGCGCTGATCGGGGACTCCGCGAGCCACGAGCTGCGGCCGGGCGACGTGCCCGGGCGGACGACGCCGGCCCTGCCGGTGCTGCGCACCGAGTACGCGACCAGCGCGCCCGCGGGGTCGCTGCCGGGCGCTCCCGGGGGCGGGGCGGCGGCGGGCGTGGGCGAGCCGACGGTGGAGGTCCCCTCCCCCGACTCCCCCGAGCACACCGGTGCCACCCGCGGCGACACCTGCCACATCGACGTCGTGGACCGCTGGGGCAACATGGTCTCGGCCACGCCGTCGGGCGGCTGGCTCCAGTCCTCCCCCACGGTGCCCGGCCTGGGCTTCTGCCTGGGCACGCGGCTGCAGATGACGTGGCTGGACGAGGCGTCGCCGTCGGCCCTGACGCCGGGACGGCGCCCCCGGACCACGCTCACGCCCACGCTCGTGCTGCGCGACGGCGAGCCCGTGATCGCGCTCGGCTCGCCGGGCGGCGACCAGCAGGACCAGTGGCAGCTCCTGTTCCTGCTGCGCGTGCTCGTGGGCGGGTACACGCCGCAGCAGGCGATCGACGCGCCGGCCCTGCACACGACGTCGTTCCCCGGGTCGTTCTGGCCGCGCACCTGGACGCCGGGCGGGGCCGTGGTCGAGGACCGGCTGGGCGACGACGTCATCGCGGGGCTGGTCGGCCGCGGCCACGTCGTGACCCGGGCCGGCGACTGGGCGCTGGGGCGCCTGTCCGCCGTGACCCGCGACCCGGCCACGGGCCTGCTGGGCGCGGCCGCCAACCCGAGAGGAGCGCAGGGTTATGCCGCAGGACGCTGA